AAATTATTACACAAGGCACAGGCCATAGTGAGAATAAAATCTTTACATTTCCAGACTGCAAGAAACAATTTTTGCAGAGACCAGATATGTTCCCATTTGCTCAGTGCAGCCAGTCTTCTACTTGGAAATCTTATGTTATGGAACATCAGAGACTTTACACAGGAGGGGAACAATGTTCTTGTTCAGAATTTGCTAATTGCTTTTCACAGAATACATATCTTCTTAATAATCAGAGAACACACACAAATGTGAATCAGTATCAGTGTTCAGCATGTGGGAGATGGTTTACACATAAAGCAAATCTTGagagacatgagagaattcacagggATGAGAGGCCTTATCAGTGTtccgaatgtgggaaatgcttcacTCAAAAATCAGATCtaattaaacatcagagaattcatacgggggagaagccgttttcatgttcagaatgtggcaaatgtttcacCAAGAAATCAGTTCTTGTTAAACATCAAAGAATTCATACTGGAGAGAGGCCATTTCCATGCCTGGAATGTGGGAAGTCCTTCACCCAGAAGTCAGGTCTTGTCGAACAtcggagaattcacacaggggagaaaccgtattcatgttTGGAGTGTGGGAAAAGTTTTACTAAGAAATCAAATCTTGCTAAGCACTGGAAAATTCATACAGGGGAGAGGCCGTTTCCTTGTTtggaatgtgggaaaagttttgcTCATAAATCTGGTCTCATTGAGCATGGCAgacttcacacaggggagaagccattttcctgtTCCGAATGTGGGAGATGTTTTAAATACAGATCAAATTTTATAAGACATCAGATTCTTCATACAAATTAGTCACTCATTCATATTCCTGACTTTGACTTGAATTACTATACCCCAAATTTATCTTTATGTGGAAACCACAGAGTGAAAACAGAAGGAATCCTTGTTGGAGCAGTGGCCACCTTTAAAATTGTATTCACTAGTTCCCTTCAATGGGTCTTGGGCAGGATGCTTAATCTCCTCAAAGAGACCAGTAATTTATGGAAACTTACTGGAAGTACCCCATGGTATGGAAACTTATtgccaatgctccatgggaaacaaatatgcacagaggtatctcccaaggaagagaCCCATCTCAACAGTGCCACCTCTTGGAAATGGCTCCCTATGAAATCAAAATtggactttccaacaagccttgggatttgacaaggaaATATATCCAAACCATGGGTATCTTGGCTacattcccttgtcaaatcccaaggcttgttgaaaATTCTGATTTTGACTCGTAGGGAGTCACTTCCAAGAGCTGGTGCTAGTGAGATGATTCTCTTCctcgggagatacctctttgtacTTCTATGGGTCTTGAATACTTTCTTGTTCTTTAGAGTTATAGTTTGAAGGGATATGTGAATGAGAGCAACTGTACCCAATACTAAGTTAACCATTGAATTTTCATGTAGTAGAAACTATTCACATTTGTAATCCaaccacagaacaaaaaaaaaattctgtattgGAATGAAGGTTTCACATTGTTTTCTCTTATGCTTCTCCAAGAAGGACCTCCCTTGTAATGTTCTGAGCTGCTGTGATTTTCTCCAGGATGATATTTCTTTCCTCACACAATGTGTGATTTTTGTCCTAATATATTGGAAGTGTTTGGTGAACCTTGTTTTATTTAATGTTAATATTTTCAATGTTATATAATGTGTCGTTCTTGGCACATGTCTTCCAAATCAAAATAAAATAGCATGGTATTCTGTATGGTCACCACTTCAAGGTGTTAATCTATTTCCACTTAGTCTTGCACTCACCCTCCACTTGAGCATAAATCACATCCCCAACACAGTCCACACATGCCAGGTATACAACTTGCTGTCACCACCCAGATTTTAAACCAATAAATACACGCACTGCTGTCCAGCAGTCAAACTGTGAACAAACTGACAAAGGCTATGGATTCTTTACAGCATACAAGGACCAAGCTTTATTAAAGTTGCAGCACACTGAACACATTCTTAGGGTCCCTTAAACATCACTACCATTTCTTAACCACTGCCCAAGATCTGCTCTGGCTGTGGGAAAATGTCTTTAACTgttctttcagctgcattcactgcttcctgatttctatcagtgatatcttgccctgtactgaacatattgctgtcattctggtattgtttgaaagcttggaatgtcagcctTCGAACCAGGAATataagcagctaaagcagccacaACCTCTCCTGTTCGGTCTGGAAGAGGGGGGTAGGCAGTCTGCAGGAAAAAAgactaaataataaaaatatatagaaatgtggtaTTATTATCATTGTAGTTACCACTAGAATAAAggtatgttatatttttttaaatcagataatttttattaatggcatttaaaaaaaaaacagatacaaATAGTACCTACTGCCCTCCCCCCGCTCCCAAATCTGCAGCACAACAAAAGTCCATGTCAAAGGTCATGAAGCGAATCGACCATAAAGTCCAGTGGTGCTCaatggtgtaaaatatatatggTCACAGCGTGGTACTTCTTTGTGTGTAGCATTTGTCTTCTCAGAACCTGTACACATTCAACACCTTCATTCATTCACTCCCTTACATAGTGTTATACATCAATTCCGGCATGAGAGAGCTATTACACCCGGAGTATTTCATATTTCTTTAGGAGTTATCCCAGCCACACAAGAGGATGAAATGAAATACAAGACCAACCTACCCCTATTTTATGCCCCCATGTTGTCGTCCGCCAGGTAGTGGACACTACCTTTCCCCACCACCTACACTCACCCTATAGAACAGTGTTATAATgctgcaaccacagactccatatcttctcaattttttttctgaCTTTCTTTTCTGGTACATGTAACTTTCCATTCGGATATACATATGAATCTTTTCCACCAATTCCGTAACTTTCGGAGGATGATGATTGATCCAATGATAAGCGATCAGTTTCCTTGCttgatataatatgcgcattaaagggtttctaccaccacattttgacctatttagctgtcagacactagcgatctgctagtgtctgctctacctaaccatgctattgtaattcctttctgtgcagcggttaccctaaaaaacttagttttattgctatgctaatgagcctctaggtgctatgggggcgtcttttcagcacctagaggctccgtccactcaccatttctgacgcccagcgcgctccagcccgcccctctcctctagattgacagactactcacgcctgcgccgtgtgcttctgtattcggcgcaggcgcagtgactgtctccctgcgccggcatcttcactgcgcctgcgccgaatacagaagcacacggcgcaggcgcgagtgggctgtcaatctagaggagaggggcgggctggagcgtgctgggcggcggaaatagtgagtggacggagcctctaggtgctgaaaagacacccccatagcacctagaggctcattagcatagcaataaaactacgttttttagggtaaccgctgcacagaaagggattacaatagcatggttaggtacagcagatcgCTagttcgctagtgtctgacagctaaataggtgaaaatgtggtggtagaaaccctttaaggctaatCTATTTTCCGGAGACAGTTGCAGTGTTTTAACATGCCCTAACACACAGAGAATTGCAGACTGATCTATTTGTATATCGAATACCTGCCGCAATAGGTCAACAGTCTCATTCCAGTGGCATCTAAGTCTAGGACAGTTCCACATAAGGTGGATTAAGTCAGCGTTAGGTGTTCCAAATCTTGGGCAATTATCGTCTTCCCTGTATCccattttttttcagtaaaacCAGAGTTCTATAGACCCTATGCAGTAGAAACAGCTGGGACACTCTATGAGCCTCACTCACAGCCACTGCCGTAAACTCCTCCAACACCACTTCCCATTGTTCTACAATCAGTTCGGGTATATCCTCCTTCCATTTATCATATAACGTTAAAGGGTATTTTTTGAGTTGCATCTCTAGCAAAACCTTATAATGTAGAGAAATATCTCCACTGGTACCCCCTTGTGAGATAGTAAGATCCAGGATGCTTATTGGCCGGTGCTATCTTTTCATGCTGCTCCTGTGTCTGTATTGCGTGTCGGAGTTGCAAATAAAGATGGAACTGAGTTTTGGGCAGAGAATATTATTTTTGTAGCTGTGCAAACTCCTTAAGGGAGCCATTCTCGAAAAGTTGATGTATACGATTAAGCCGAAATCGTTCCTACACccgggcatttttttttattttattcaattcTTTATACATATCGTTGGGCCAAATGGAAGTGAATTGAGTATACCAAATGAGCCCTACAACCGTTTTAGCCTTCCACCACACCCTATGTATAGTGCTGAGAAAGCTGACAATGCTTCCCTATTTCAAGGAATGTACCGTCCTCTATGGCTGACAACAGGTTTTTATCGTTAATCAAGTATTTTACAATCCTGCCTGCTGTATTGAGCCCATCATCCACTCCCCAGCCCCTGATATGCTGCAGCTGGGCCGCCAAATAATAAATCCATGCGTCTGGGACATTCAATCCTCCTTGAGTTTTAGGTCTACACAAAGTAGCTAGCTTTATACGCGGTATTCCCTTTTTCAAAATTAGGTCTCATCGCATTCACGGTATAGAAAAAGCGGAGGGGAATCCAGGTTGGGGCAATATGTAGCATATATAGAAGTTGGGGCATGAAAATCATTTTAAGCAGATTAGTACGCCCAATCATAGTAAGGGGCAAGCGATTCCAAGCCTGGACTTTTTGTCTAAACCTATGTATCAACAGTGTCAAGTTAAGTTTCTCATACTCCTGCACGTTGTTCGAAATTTGGATGCCTAGGTACTTAAAGGAGGTAACTATTTGTAAATCTGCTGCATGCGCTGGAAAGCTTCCCCCATCATTAGAGAGCGGCATCAGTACCGACTTCGTCCAATTTATAGTCAAGCTGGATAACTTCCCAAAAACCATTTATAATGCTCATGGCCTCCGGAAGAGAAGAACTCCAGTCATCTAAAAATAACAGGCACTTTTTCCGTTAATGGGCCATACCTCAGTCCTTTCACTGTTACCGCTCTCCTTAATGCTTCTGAAAGGGGCTCTATCGCCATTGCAAACAGCAACGgaggacatccctgcctagtTTAGTAAAGGGTTTAGAAAGTCTGCCGTTTATTTGGATTCTAGCCATGGGGCAATTATACATTAACTGTATCCATTTAACGAATACTCGTCCAACTCCCATTTTCTGGAGCACCAGCCATAATTATTGCCATTCCACGCTATCGCTATCGAATGCATAGGCCGCATCATGAGATGCGACCGCCGCATTCAAGGCGTGGATCTGACTCCCTTGGATATTCAGGAATAACCTACTAATATTCACGGCCGTTGACATATTAGGCATGAATCCTGCCTGATCAGTATGTATGAGCGAGGCTATCACTGAATTTAACCTATTTGCCAATATTTTAGCTAAAACTTTAACATCTACCATATATGATTCGTCCTCCAAACTATCCTTCCCTGGTTTGGGGATGACCACAATAATAGCTTCATTCATAGACCCAGGAAGTGTACCCTGTCTTTGTGCTTCCTTATAGACCTATAACATTTGAGGTAATAGTGTAGAGGCATAGGTTCTATATATTTTGAACGGCAATCCATCCCACCCCGGTGCCTTATTATTTGACATGGTCCCCAAGGCATCTTCTATTTCCTTTATAGTTCTAGAAGCATCCAGGAAGTGTCGCTGCTCCTCATTTAGAGTAGGGAGTTGCAATCTGTCTAGGAATCCTGCTATCTCTGCGTCTGCAACGTCCACTTTTGATTTATATAATGAGGAATAAAACTCGTGCATGACCTCTAGGATCTGATCTGTTGCCGTGCACAAGATTCTTAGCTGAATTACGCAGATCAGGTATGTATGCCGATGGTTGTTGGGCCCTAGATATGAGTGCCAATAACCTCCccgttctctccccctcctcgtaATACGACTGCTTTTGAAAAAAGCGTTTATTCGTCTCGTTACGGAGCAAGCGTTTATTTAGAGCTTGCTGCGTTTCCTTCCAGAGTGTTGTGTTCTCCAGAGAAGGACTCTCCACATACTCTGCCTCTGCCTTTTCCACCACCATCATTAGTTTCTGTACAGTCGCTCTAGTTTCATTACGTTTCGCGTTAACTTCTGCTATGAGCAGCCCTCTCAAGTATGCCTTCATGGTATCCCACACTACTAACCTAGTTGCTGTAGGTAGATTATAATGGAAAAACTCCCTCAGCCTTTCTCCCACTCCCGACAGGTCAGGTAGAATAGAGAGCCAGTGCGGATTGAATTTCCATAATTTACCTCTAACCAATGTTGGGGGAAGAAAATTAACCGTTGCTAAAACTGGGGAGTGATCAGAGAGTCCTCTGGGTAAGTATTGTATATCCTCAATGAGGCGGCCCATTTCAGCGTTCCCTAGAATTAGATCTATTCTGGATAACGATTCGTAGGTACTGGAGTAACATGAGTATTGTTTTGTGTATGGATTCCTCAGCTTCTAATAATCTAACAGGGATGCTTCAGTCAGGAGCCTGCCAAATGGGGTAGTCTCCTCTGACGTCAAATGGGTGAATGTACCCATTTTGTCCAATGCCGGGCTAATCACATTATTAAAATCCCCCATAATTATCGTTGGAACAGTGGGTATGTCCGCAAGAAATGACACCACTTTCCTAATGGTCAATGGTGAGTATGGTGGTGGTATATAGACCCTGACTATAGCACAAGGTGTATTGAGAATTGTGCCATATATACAGACATAGCACCCTTTATCGTCTATCTTATCAGATATATATTGAAAAGCTACACTCCTATGCTAACCCCCCTCGCATAGGTGGAATAAGTGGCATGAAAGCAATGATTCGCCCGTTTAAGTACCTGGGTCTGATCCTACATTAAATGGGTCTCCTGCAAGCAGCATATCGGGCTGGTAAAGTTTCAAAGTTTCCATTATGGCCTTTCTTTTATTAGCCTCTTTAATCCCTCTGACATTCCAGCTTAAGAAGCTTGTTGATTTAGCCGTGGTTATCTAgaggccccagtagtaataagaacgcctaatgtcccctggatttataatacccctacagtgccccctgtaattatattCCTCTGTCCACCATACAggccaatgtaaataacatcaaaccatccctcctgccccctccaaaatacagtcctatgtaaataacatcactcccctcccttcagctcctccaatatacagtccaatgtaaataacacggTTTCCCtgtctccgccatagagtcccatgtaaataac
This window of the Bufo bufo chromosome 6, aBufBuf1.1, whole genome shotgun sequence genome carries:
- the LOC121005391 gene encoding zinc finger protein 391-like isoform X3, which translates into the protein MNTSSCPLLSTSSSPMNIPPLHSLICRNKNEQKILEHTKKILQLLTGEVPIRCQDVSVHFSMDEWEYLEGHKDLYKDAMIENHQPLTITDGFRTRIPLERSPSRLSSQDCARENHNGPQDHQGEDVIDFKVEVIAEEGNMDEMGDHLCKEEEIPTAISPENDHTKSSEEHLLLYPNCEEENDDAQDSPVENPMTPDTHAVHYSGDVSSDPSNHDYLSPDQSQIITQGTGHSENKIFTFPDCKKQFLQRPDMFPFAQCSQSSTWKSYVMEHQRLYTGGEQCSCSEFANCFSQNTYLLNNQRTHTNVNQYQCSACGRWFTHKANLERHERIHRDERPYQCSECGKCFTQKSDLIKHQRIHTGEKPFSCSECGKCFTKKSVLVKHQRIHTGERPFPCLECGKSFTQKSGLVEHRRIHTGEKPYSCLECGKSFTKKSNLAKHWKIHTGERPFPCLECGKSFAHKSGLIEHGRLHTGEKPFSCSECGRCFKYRSNFIRHQILHTN
- the LOC121005391 gene encoding zinc finger protein 391-like isoform X2, whose amino-acid sequence is MSESSLPKTMIPSLTDPLEMQENGSELTYRVLNLTLEIIYLLTGEDCTVVKKTSGQCMNTSSCPLLSTSSSPMNIPPLHSLICRNKNEQKILEHTKKILQLLTGEVPIRCQDVSVHFSMDEWEYLEGHKDLYKDAMIENHQPLTITDGFRTRIPLERSPSRLSSQDCARENHNGPQDHQGEDVIDFKVEVIAEEGNMDEMGDHLCKEEEIPTAISPENDHTKSSEEHLLLYPNCEEENDDAQDSPVENPMTPDTHAVHYSGDVSSDPSNHDYLSPDQSQIITQGTGHSENKIFTFPDCKKQFLQRPDMFPFAQCSQSSTWKSYVMEHQRLYTGGEQCSCSEFANCFSQNTYLLNNQRTHTNVNQYQCSACGRWFTHKANLERHERIHRDERPYQCSECGKCFTQKSDLIKHQRIHTGEKPFSCSECGKCFTKKSVLVKHQRIHTGERPFPCLECGKSFTQKSGLVEHRRIHTGEKPYSCLECGKSFTKKSNLAKHWKIHTGERPFPCLECGKSFAHKSGLIEHGRLHTGEKPFSCSECGRCFKYRSNFIRHQILHTN